From Xiphophorus hellerii strain 12219 chromosome 20, Xiphophorus_hellerii-4.1, whole genome shotgun sequence, the proteins below share one genomic window:
- the cd8a gene encoding T-cell surface glycoprotein CD8 alpha chain isoform X1, translated as MDQKAIRVLLLLFLCPKINSAGEPKTVKEGEPVKIVCTLPSPGTIVFWFRVVEDSGMEFIGSFAPGGALKVAGPNHGKNLVVSKQSDDFVLTVKSFDRKGDSGVYTCAALITGNKLSFGQVTQLRGPITATPKPPVIQVSTTRQTTTPTSCPCNYKDKSAGPSLFCAPIILGPLAGGCGLLLLLLVITVLYCNKMRTRRCPHHYKRKPRMMAPEKHLPDRYT; from the exons atggaCCAAAAAGCGATACGAGTtctgttgcttttatttctttgccCAA AAATCAATTCTGCTGGTGAGCCTAAAACGGTAAAAGAGGGGGAGCCGGTGAAGATCGTGTGTACGCTGCCTTCGCCGGGGACGATTGTGTTCTGGTTTAGAGTGGTGGAGGACTCAGGCATGGAATTCATCGGGTCTTTCGCCCCTGGTGGTGCTTTAAAAGTAGCTGGACCCAACCATGGCAAGAACCTCGTTGTAAGCAAGCAAAGTGATGACTTTGTTTTAACGGTGAAGTCCTTCGACAGGAAAGGTGACAGTGGAGTGTACACCTGTGCTGCTCTCATCACCGGAAATAAGCTCTCATTTGGACAAGTAACTCAACTTCGAG GACCAATTACAGCAACACCAAAACCACCAGTAATCCAGGTTTCCACCACCAGGCAGACAACAACTCCGACCAGCTGTCCTTGTAACTATAAGGATAAGTCAG CAGGCCCTTCCCTGTTTTGTGCTCCGATCATACTGGGCCCACTGGCCGGAGGCTGTGGCCTTCTTCTCCTGCTCCTCGTCATCACCGTTTTATACTGCAACA AAATGAGGACTCGGAGATGCCCTCACCATTACAAAAGAAA GCCGAGGATGATGGCTCCTGAAAAACATCTGCCCGACCGGTACACCTGA
- the cd8a gene encoding T-cell surface glycoprotein CD8 alpha chain isoform X2, with amino-acid sequence MDQKAIRVLLLLFLCPKINSAGEPKTVKEGEPVKIVCTLPSPGTIVFWFRVVEDSGMEFIGSFAPGGALKVAGPNHGKNLVVSKQSDDFVLTVKSFDRKGDSGVYTCAALITGNKLSFGQVTQLRGPITATPKPPVIQVSTTRQTTTPTSCPCNYKDKSGPSLFCAPIILGPLAGGCGLLLLLLVITVLYCNKMRTRRCPHHYKRKPRMMAPEKHLPDRYT; translated from the exons atggaCCAAAAAGCGATACGAGTtctgttgcttttatttctttgccCAA AAATCAATTCTGCTGGTGAGCCTAAAACGGTAAAAGAGGGGGAGCCGGTGAAGATCGTGTGTACGCTGCCTTCGCCGGGGACGATTGTGTTCTGGTTTAGAGTGGTGGAGGACTCAGGCATGGAATTCATCGGGTCTTTCGCCCCTGGTGGTGCTTTAAAAGTAGCTGGACCCAACCATGGCAAGAACCTCGTTGTAAGCAAGCAAAGTGATGACTTTGTTTTAACGGTGAAGTCCTTCGACAGGAAAGGTGACAGTGGAGTGTACACCTGTGCTGCTCTCATCACCGGAAATAAGCTCTCATTTGGACAAGTAACTCAACTTCGAG GACCAATTACAGCAACACCAAAACCACCAGTAATCCAGGTTTCCACCACCAGGCAGACAACAACTCCGACCAGCTGTCCTTGTAACTATAAGGATAAGTCAG GCCCTTCCCTGTTTTGTGCTCCGATCATACTGGGCCCACTGGCCGGAGGCTGTGGCCTTCTTCTCCTGCTCCTCGTCATCACCGTTTTATACTGCAACA AAATGAGGACTCGGAGATGCCCTCACCATTACAAAAGAAA GCCGAGGATGATGGCTCCTGAAAAACATCTGCCCGACCGGTACACCTGA